In a single window of the Hydrogenobaculum sp. 3684 genome:
- a CDS encoding chloride channel protein, with translation MDNIFHKIGSFISRQDYFLKWFILGLINGVISGLGALFFYYSLKLCEFIFFNKILHYHIPSPTGEETNNLIFKPGLVYLLPIVIAFGGFIAGFIVFKWAPEAEGHGTDAAIDAYHNKKGFIRDRVIFIKTIASAITIGSGGSAGREGPTALISAGIGSWLARLLGLSEKDRERMLAVGIGAGIGTIFKAPIGGAILGAEILYKSDLQADIIFPGLVASAVGYSIFGSIVGFVPVFGYYLQNFNPLRLPLYIILGIVCGIVGRIYARTFYYFKDNLFKSLKTNIYLKPVIGMFLTGIIGMAFPEVLGTGYGWLQGAIDTKFSMFNTYGIPLFIFFVLLAFIKIIATSLTVGSGASGGVFAPGLFIGGFLGAGLGIVYHQLFPSLVNTSHIGGFVIVGMLALFGAAGKAPVAVTLMVVEMTGSYQLLPACMLAVAVAYLVSGDYSIYKSQVKTREDSPAYKSLA, from the coding sequence ATGGATAATATATTCCACAAGATAGGTAGTTTTATATCAAGGCAAGATTATTTTTTAAAGTGGTTTATACTTGGACTAATAAACGGTGTTATATCTGGACTTGGTGCTCTTTTCTTTTATTATAGTTTAAAGCTTTGTGAGTTTATATTTTTTAACAAAATCCTTCATTATCATATACCATCTCCCACTGGTGAGGAAACAAACAACCTTATTTTTAAGCCAGGATTGGTTTATCTATTACCCATTGTAATAGCTTTTGGTGGTTTTATAGCTGGATTCATAGTGTTTAAGTGGGCTCCGGAGGCTGAGGGACATGGTACCGATGCAGCAATAGATGCCTATCACAACAAAAAAGGTTTTATAAGAGATAGGGTAATTTTTATAAAGACCATAGCTTCTGCTATTACTATAGGATCTGGGGGTTCTGCTGGAAGAGAAGGTCCTACGGCGCTCATATCTGCAGGGATAGGCTCTTGGCTTGCAAGACTTTTGGGGCTCAGCGAAAAAGATAGGGAAAGGATGTTGGCCGTGGGTATAGGAGCAGGTATAGGTACTATCTTTAAAGCTCCCATAGGTGGTGCTATCTTAGGAGCTGAAATCCTTTATAAATCTGATTTACAAGCCGATATCATATTTCCTGGGCTTGTGGCTTCTGCTGTAGGATATTCTATATTTGGGAGTATCGTTGGTTTTGTGCCTGTGTTTGGGTATTATCTACAAAATTTTAACCCTCTAAGATTGCCCCTTTATATAATCTTAGGTATCGTGTGCGGAATCGTTGGGCGCATATATGCAAGAACATTTTATTATTTTAAAGATAATCTTTTTAAAAGCCTAAAAACAAACATATATTTAAAACCTGTCATAGGTATGTTTTTAACAGGTATTATAGGTATGGCTTTCCCGGAGGTTTTAGGAACTGGTTACGGTTGGCTTCAGGGTGCTATAGATACCAAGTTTAGTATGTTTAATACATACGGTATTCCTCTTTTTATATTCTTTGTTTTGTTGGCTTTTATAAAAATAATAGCCACATCTTTGACGGTAGGTTCTGGAGCTTCTGGGGGTGTGTTTGCACCGGGGCTTTTTATAGGTGGATTTTTAGGAGCGGGGCTTGGTATTGTTTACCATCAGCTTTTTCCGTCTTTGGTGAATACAAGTCATATAGGTGGTTTTGTAATAGTTGGTATGTTGGCTTTGTTTGGCGCTGCTGGTAAGGCTCCTGTGGCAGTGACTCTTATGGTTGTAGAGATGACTGGTAGTTATCAGCTTTTACCAGCTTGTATGTTGGCGGTGGCGGTAGCTTACCTGGTCTCTGGAGATTATTCTATATACAAATCCCAAGTAAAAACAAGAGAAGATTCTCCCGCTTACAAAAGCCTAGCTTAA
- a CDS encoding DUF190 domain-containing protein: MKKLRIYYKEQDKIGHKNVKNYIYGLLEEIGIKGATIYESIYSYGPSGRVSNEYIEVESYNPGMKMEIVDEDEKINTLVDRLKDKNIHIVISDCEVVYG; this comes from the coding sequence ATGAAGAAGCTAAGAATATACTACAAAGAGCAAGATAAAATAGGGCATAAAAATGTAAAAAATTATATCTATGGGCTTTTAGAAGAAATTGGTATAAAAGGCGCCACTATATACGAGTCAATTTATTCTTATGGGCCTTCTGGGCGGGTTTCAAACGAGTATATAGAGGTAGAATCTTACAATCCGGGTATGAAGATGGAGATAGTAGATGAAGATGAAAAAATAAACACTCTTGTAGACAGACTAAAAGACAAAAATATTCATATTGTTATATCAGATTGTGAGGTAGTGTATGGATAA
- a CDS encoding DUF190 domain-containing protein has translation MKGYLLQILIEHGIKYKGKSLCSSIEHVCMENGIHGATVFRAIEGYGKSHKIHHHGLFEKNEPVAIEIIDTKENIEKILPVLKNILQELNTGLITLEEVEIVR, from the coding sequence ATGAAAGGGTATCTTCTTCAAATACTTATAGAGCATGGGATAAAGTATAAGGGTAAATCTTTGTGTAGTAGCATAGAGCATGTTTGTATGGAAAACGGTATTCACGGTGCAACGGTGTTTAGAGCTATAGAGGGTTATGGTAAATCCCATAAAATACATCATCATGGTTTATTTGAAAAGAATGAACCAGTAGCCATTGAAATCATAGACACAAAAGAGAATATAGAAAAAATATTACCTGTATTAAAAAATATACTTCAAGAGCTAAACACAGGTCTTATAACCCTTGAAGAGGTGGAGATAGTAAGATGA